Within the Chromobacterium paludis genome, the region CTGGCCGACGCGCCGCTGGAGCTGCTGCAAAAGGCCAATAACGGCGTGCTCTACCTGCCGGAGATCGGCCAATACAGCCGCCGCGTGCAGCAGGGCCTGCTGTTCCTGCTGTCCAAGCTGGACCGCTTCAATGTGCGCCTGATCTGTTCCTGCAGCCGTCCGCTGCAGGAGCTGTTGGTGGACCCGGAGTGCGACAACCGCCTGCTGACCGCGCTGTCCAGCGTGATCGTGCCGATCCCGCCGCTGCGCGAGCATTCCGAGGACATCACCTTCATCGCCGAGCAAATCCTGGTGGAGCTGGTGGAGTCCAAGCAGGTGCCGGCGCGCAAGTTGACTACCGCCGCGCTGAACGCCATGCGCCAGTACGACTGGCCGGGCAATCTGGAGCAGCTGCGCAGCATCATCAAGAGCCTGGCGCTGACGGCCGAATCCGACGAGATCGACGCCGCCGAGGTCAACAAGGTGCTGGCGCAGTTCCGCCATGAAAAGCCGGTGGAGGAGTCGGGCTTCGACTTCAACATTCCGCTGCGCGAGCTGCGCGAACAGCTGGAACGGCGCTACTTCGAGTACCACATCTCGCTGGAGAACGGCAATATGAGCCGGGTGGCGCAGAAGGTGGGCCTGGAGCGCACCCACTTGTACCGCAAGCTGAAGCAGCTGGGCATCAAGTTCGCGCGCAAGGTGGCGGAGGAGTAAAGCCACCATCTGGGACTGCGTTGCGGCTGTGAGCTGTCAGAGTGGCGCGCCTTGTCTCAGGCGTTTTGTTTGGCCGCAATCGCTTATCGACGCCAGCCCCAGGGCTGGCGTTTCGCATTTGGAGCACCACATGGCATTCGAGCGTGATCTCGACGACGCGGCGCTGCTGCGTTACAGCCGGCACATTCTGCTGCCGGAGATAGACATTGATGGCCAGCGCCGGCTGCTGGCGGCGCGCGCGCTGATCGTCGGC harbors:
- a CDS encoding sigma-54-dependent transcriptional regulator; this translates as MRSSDILIVDDEIGIRELLSEILQDEGYTVALAENAEVARQLRNQTRPALVLLDIWMPDCDGVTLLKEWAKSGLLNMPVVMMSGHASIDTAVEATRIGAFDFLEKPIALQKLLTTVQRALKYGDMQANTSLNLDKLGRSEPIQELKRQLERVAKVKSPVLLTGESGSGFELVARFFHQGNTPWVTPAKLEQLADAPLELLQKANNGVLYLPEIGQYSRRVQQGLLFLLSKLDRFNVRLICSCSRPLQELLVDPECDNRLLTALSSVIVPIPPLREHSEDITFIAEQILVELVESKQVPARKLTTAALNAMRQYDWPGNLEQLRSIIKSLALTAESDEIDAAEVNKVLAQFRHEKPVEESGFDFNIPLRELREQLERRYFEYHISLENGNMSRVAQKVGLERTHLYRKLKQLGIKFARKVAEE